A genomic window from Pseudocitrobacter corydidari includes:
- the fimC gene encoding type 1 fimbria chaperone FimC — MALSFLLLCVSLPAQASGGVALGATRVIYPADAKQTSLAITNSNDKERYLINAWIENDLGKKESTFVVTPPLFVSEPKSENTLRIIYAGQPLPSDRESLFWMNVKAIPSVNKANIEGKNVLQLAILSRIKLFVRPKNLAMPPEEALSHLRFERSGTHLKVTNASPYYVTLVNLQLGGQRINNLMIAPKNSAQQAIPASASGTLSWQSVNDYGAITPVHRVNL; from the coding sequence ATGGCCCTGTCATTTTTACTGCTGTGTGTCTCGCTGCCTGCGCAGGCATCCGGGGGAGTGGCACTGGGCGCTACGCGCGTTATTTACCCGGCAGACGCCAAACAGACGTCGCTGGCCATCACTAACAGCAATGATAAAGAACGTTATTTAATTAACGCATGGATTGAAAACGACCTTGGGAAAAAAGAATCAACCTTCGTTGTGACGCCGCCGCTGTTCGTCAGTGAGCCAAAAAGTGAAAACACCCTGCGTATTATTTACGCCGGGCAGCCTTTACCGTCCGATCGCGAGTCGCTGTTCTGGATGAACGTGAAGGCGATTCCGTCCGTCAATAAAGCGAATATCGAAGGGAAGAACGTTCTGCAACTGGCGATTTTGTCGCGTATCAAACTGTTCGTTCGCCCAAAAAATCTGGCGATGCCGCCGGAAGAGGCCCTGTCGCACCTGCGTTTTGAGCGCAGCGGCACGCATCTGAAGGTGACCAATGCGTCGCCTTATTACGTCACGCTTGTCAATTTGCAGCTTGGTGGTCAGCGCATCAACAACCTGATGATTGCGCCGAAAAACAGCGCCCAGCAGGCGATTCCCGCCTCGGCGAGCGGTACGCTTTCGTGGCAGAGCGTCAATGATTACGGGGCGATTACGCCCGTTCACCGCGTAAACCTTTGA
- the ybcJ gene encoding ribosome-associated protein YbcJ → MATFSLGKHPHVELCDLLKLEGWTESGAQAKIVIADGQVKVDGVVETRKRCKIVAGQTVSFAGQSITVAP, encoded by the coding sequence ATGGCCACATTCTCTTTAGGAAAACACCCGCACGTTGAACTGTGCGATCTGCTGAAACTGGAAGGCTGGACCGAAAGCGGCGCGCAGGCGAAAATCGTCATCGCCGATGGTCAGGTGAAAGTTGACGGCGTGGTTGAAACGCGCAAGCGTTGCAAAATCGTCGCCGGACAAACGGTGAGCTTTGCGGGGCAGAGCATTACCGTCGCCCCTTAA
- the folD gene encoding bifunctional methylenetetrahydrofolate dehydrogenase/methenyltetrahydrofolate cyclohydrolase FolD, translated as MAAKIIDGKTIAQQVRSEVAEKVQARVAAGKRAPGLAVVLVGSNPASQIYVASKRKACDEVGFVSRSYDLPETTSEAELLTLIDTLNADKTIDGILVQLPLPAGIDNVKVLERIAPDKDVDGFHPYNVGRLCQRAPRLRPCTPRGIVTLLERYNIDTYGLNAVVIGASNIVGRPMSMELLLAGCTTTVTHRFTKNLRHHVENADLLIVAVGKPGFIPGDWIKEGAIVMDVGINRLENGKVVGDVVFEDAAKRASYITPVPGGVGPMTVATLIQNTLQACEEYHDVEEA; from the coding sequence ATGGCAGCTAAGATTATTGACGGTAAAACGATTGCGCAGCAGGTGCGCTCTGAGGTTGCGGAAAAAGTGCAGGCGCGCGTTGCAGCAGGAAAACGTGCTCCCGGGCTTGCCGTTGTGCTGGTTGGCAGCAATCCGGCCTCACAAATTTATGTCGCAAGCAAACGCAAAGCCTGCGACGAAGTGGGGTTCGTCTCCCGCTCTTATGACCTGCCGGAAACCACCAGTGAAGCCGAGCTGCTGACGCTTATCGACACCCTGAATGCCGACAAAACCATTGATGGCATCTTAGTGCAGTTGCCGCTTCCGGCGGGCATCGATAATGTGAAAGTGCTGGAACGCATTGCGCCCGATAAAGACGTTGACGGTTTTCATCCGTATAATGTGGGCCGCCTGTGTCAGCGCGCGCCGCGTCTGCGCCCGTGTACGCCGCGCGGTATCGTTACGCTGCTTGAGCGCTATAACATCGACACCTATGGGCTGAATGCCGTCGTTATCGGCGCATCTAACATCGTAGGCCGCCCGATGAGCATGGAGCTGCTGCTGGCCGGTTGTACCACCACCGTAACTCACCGCTTCACCAAAAACCTGCGTCACCATGTCGAAAATGCCGACCTGTTGATTGTCGCCGTCGGTAAACCGGGCTTTATTCCGGGCGATTGGATCAAAGAAGGCGCTATCGTCATGGATGTCGGCATTAACCGACTGGAAAATGGCAAAGTAGTGGGCGATGTGGTTTTTGAAGATGCGGCAAAACGCGCGTCTTACATTACCCCGGTTCCGGGCGGCGTCGGCCCGATGACCGTTGCAACACTTATTCAGAATACGCTTCAGGCCTGTGAAGAGTATCACGACGTCGAGGAAGCATAA
- the fimA gene encoding type 1 fimbrial major subunit FimA yields MKLSTIASTVMASFVLMAGAAQAAPVSVNGGSVHFKGELVNAACAVNTESSDQIVELGQYRTAKFTAVGDTTTNMPFTIVLNDCDPSVSATAAVAFSGQADATDATLLAVNATNNNTAAKGVGIEILDSKSKTLSPDGATFSSAQTLLQGTNTLNFTARYKATADTAEPGQANADATFVMKYE; encoded by the coding sequence ATGAAACTGAGTACTATTGCCTCTACTGTGATGGCGTCTTTCGTATTAATGGCGGGTGCCGCACAGGCTGCGCCGGTTTCCGTTAATGGCGGCAGCGTTCACTTTAAAGGTGAATTAGTCAACGCAGCGTGTGCGGTAAATACTGAGTCTTCAGATCAAATTGTTGAACTGGGCCAGTATCGCACGGCGAAATTTACTGCAGTCGGCGATACCACCACCAATATGCCGTTCACTATCGTTTTGAACGATTGCGATCCGAGCGTTTCCGCAACCGCTGCTGTTGCATTCAGCGGCCAGGCTGACGCCACCGACGCAACGCTGCTGGCGGTTAACGCCACCAACAACAATACCGCGGCGAAAGGCGTAGGTATCGAGATCCTCGACAGCAAATCGAAAACGCTGAGCCCGGATGGCGCAACCTTCTCTTCTGCGCAGACTCTGCTGCAGGGCACTAACACCCTGAACTTCACCGCGCGCTACAAAGCAACGGCGGATACCGCAGAGCCGGGTCAGGCGAACGCGGACGCGACCTTTGTGATGAAGTACGAGTAA
- a CDS encoding DUF4459 domain-containing protein — translation MSKAIKGIDMFYYLFISAIVLFSSVSQAKVGGDDNKPVWFNNQVTAYHYSDFNFWGKNKEPFCGGSSDEYAATADQWLGRYAVTREDKTWYRIIPDDNSTADIAPQCSIQYIDTTDGKFAVTTDHTECRLILASTQKAGPIPAGQKGALLDFGKYYAFLPLQQVETLPGRYPEASRSPINLRWKQPNVSTVADIRIMLNEIFARYGYIFTPGGEMDTWFRAQPWYKPKYSDVSALLTDTEHDNVKYLKSILSDEVQQDKQRLFKAVTDFCRAVKTENIQYILSNIPESISYDADQLMTKDVFQERMPEFLDIMKRPENCGQKLPNLLKDNILNKTIYDYSNNIELEYDQKKKKYLLSYIAWDERCVKNNEQIELSGFIVKRSSPYKETAETLMLKTVEFPCVSGSKASNIYVMLEVPAQEYDDYIKNIYRKVTLKGKVKVNPEKNAILPVSLIVEPHTLQQ, via the coding sequence ATGAGTAAAGCAATCAAAGGAATTGATATGTTTTATTATCTATTTATATCAGCAATCGTTTTATTTTCCTCTGTGTCCCAGGCTAAGGTAGGCGGTGACGATAATAAGCCCGTCTGGTTTAATAACCAGGTCACCGCTTACCACTATTCTGATTTTAATTTTTGGGGAAAGAATAAAGAACCTTTCTGTGGAGGCAGTAGCGATGAATACGCCGCGACGGCGGACCAATGGCTGGGTAGATATGCTGTAACACGTGAAGATAAAACCTGGTACCGCATTATTCCCGATGATAATTCTACTGCCGATATTGCACCACAGTGCTCGATACAATATATCGACACCACTGACGGAAAATTTGCCGTTACGACCGATCATACTGAGTGCAGGTTAATTCTTGCCAGCACGCAAAAGGCTGGCCCCATTCCAGCCGGGCAAAAAGGCGCACTACTCGATTTCGGTAAATATTACGCCTTTCTTCCCTTACAACAGGTTGAAACACTTCCAGGCCGCTATCCAGAGGCCTCGCGTAGCCCCATCAACCTGCGCTGGAAACAGCCGAATGTCAGTACAGTTGCCGATATTCGCATCATGCTTAACGAGATCTTTGCCCGCTACGGTTACATCTTTACTCCCGGCGGCGAAATGGATACCTGGTTCAGAGCGCAGCCGTGGTACAAACCGAAGTATAGTGATGTCTCCGCGCTGCTGACCGATACCGAGCACGACAATGTCAAATACCTGAAGTCAATCCTTTCAGATGAAGTTCAACAGGATAAGCAGCGATTATTCAAAGCGGTGACGGACTTTTGTCGGGCCGTTAAAACGGAAAATATTCAGTACATTCTTAGCAATATACCTGAGAGCATAAGTTACGATGCAGATCAATTAATGACAAAAGATGTATTTCAGGAAAGAATGCCTGAATTTCTCGACATAATGAAACGCCCTGAAAATTGTGGTCAAAAACTCCCTAATTTATTAAAAGATAACATTCTTAATAAGACCATTTATGATTACTCGAATAACATTGAACTGGAATACGACCAGAAGAAAAAGAAATATCTTCTGAGTTACATTGCCTGGGACGAGCGTTGTGTAAAAAACAATGAGCAAATTGAACTATCCGGATTTATCGTTAAACGCTCGTCGCCCTATAAAGAAACGGCTGAAACCCTGATGTTGAAAACGGTTGAATTCCCTTGTGTTTCGGGCTCAAAGGCTAGCAACATTTATGTGATGCTTGAGGTTCCCGCACAGGAATATGATGATTATATTAAAAATATTTATCGTAAAGTGACACTGAAGGGAAAAGTGAAAGTTAACCCCGAAAAAAATGCCATTCTCCCGGTGTCGCTTATTGTTGAACCCCACACATTACAGCAATAG
- the fimI gene encoding type 1 fimbrial protein subunit FimI, translating into MRGIVFLLATLMLSLPALAHRVIIEGGKVQMRGELVNSACAVATESQNMRIEMGQYRTNAFTGPGSFATTQVPFTLRLVDCRKDVSQTVGIAFQGLTPTEDPLVFMTTSRVDGRQPNSGVGLALFDNSQRHIIPNAQPVSYFPINDDELIFHFSARYRAISGQVMPGAIQSDVWFTLLYP; encoded by the coding sequence ATGAGAGGGATTGTGTTCCTGCTGGCCACGCTGATGCTTTCTCTGCCCGCGCTGGCGCACAGAGTTATCATCGAAGGTGGAAAGGTACAAATGCGCGGTGAGCTGGTTAACAGCGCCTGTGCTGTCGCCACTGAAAGCCAGAATATGCGCATCGAGATGGGGCAGTACCGGACCAACGCGTTTACCGGGCCGGGAAGCTTTGCCACCACGCAGGTGCCGTTTACGCTACGCCTGGTCGACTGCCGAAAAGATGTCTCGCAGACCGTGGGGATTGCCTTCCAGGGGCTGACGCCAACGGAAGATCCGCTGGTGTTTATGACCACGTCGCGCGTCGATGGCCGTCAACCAAACAGCGGGGTAGGGCTGGCGTTATTTGATAATAGCCAGCGGCACATTATTCCGAACGCCCAGCCGGTTTCCTATTTTCCTATTAATGATGATGAGCTGATATTTCATTTCAGCGCGCGCTATCGGGCTATTTCCGGCCAGGTTATGCCAGGCGCCATTCAGTCTGATGTCTGGTTTACGTTGCTTTATCCCTGA
- a CDS encoding fimbrial biogenesis usher protein: MKNLHPLSMLTLAVMAALWSPNGRGESYFNPAFLSEDTASVADLSRFEQGHQQAPGVYRVDIWRNDEFIGTQDLTFVAAEGAAPPAAGLAPCIQRDFLQRLGVNMTAFPALASEPKESCVALENLLPGSVVAFDFASLRLRLSLPQAAMSNSARGYIPPDEWDEGIPALLLNYSLTGNKGSDDDSHYLNLQSGLNYGPWRLRNNGAWRYTRNNGQRHSEWENIGTWLQRSIIPLKSEMVLGDSNTGNDVFDSIGFRGGRLYSSDSMYPDSLQGYAPTVRGIARTPAKVVIRQNGYVIYQSYVQPGAFAISDLNPTSSSGDLEVTVEEKDGSQQRYTVPYSTVPLLQREGRLKYDLVAGEYRSGNSQKDTPFFGQGTMIVGLPGGYTVYGGTQMASRYAAAAIGAGKNLGDWGAISLDVTHARSQLADDSWHEGQSLRFLYAKSLNGYGTNFQLLGYRYSTRGFYTLDDVAWKRMSGYEYSETENDKNGVPDVVSYHNLTWSKKGRFQVNISQSLGDYGSVYLSGSEQTYWGTSDSNIWYQLGYAGGWKGISYSLSWSWNRSVGIDGTDRIVSANVSIPFSLFTPNGYRRDSVLDRAYATASASRNKDGDSSWQTGVSGTLLEGRNLNYSVTQGHTSNNGSSGSASANWQATYGTVGAGYNYSRDQHDFNWQLAGGVVGHADGVTFSQPLGDTNVLIKAPGASGVKVENQTGVKTDWRGYAVMPYATVYRYNRVALDTNSMNDHTDVENNVSSVVPTRGALVRAAFDTRIGVRALITVRRGDRFVPFGAIVREVNSGVTSMAGEEGQIYLSGLPLSGELLIQWGDSAQERCRATYTLPQESLNQAITMMGARCERE; the protein is encoded by the coding sequence ATGAAAAACCTTCACCCGCTCAGTATGCTGACGCTGGCTGTGATGGCGGCGCTCTGGTCACCCAACGGGCGCGGCGAGAGCTACTTTAACCCCGCATTTTTGTCGGAAGATACGGCCTCGGTGGCCGATCTTTCGCGTTTTGAGCAGGGGCATCAGCAAGCGCCGGGCGTGTATCGCGTCGATATCTGGCGTAACGATGAATTTATCGGCACCCAGGATCTCACCTTTGTCGCCGCCGAAGGGGCGGCCCCTCCCGCTGCGGGCCTCGCGCCCTGTATTCAGCGCGATTTCTTACAGCGTTTGGGCGTCAACATGACGGCCTTCCCGGCGCTGGCGAGTGAACCGAAAGAGAGCTGTGTGGCGCTGGAAAACCTGCTGCCAGGTAGCGTCGTGGCGTTTGATTTCGCCTCGTTACGCCTGCGACTCAGCCTGCCACAGGCGGCGATGAGCAACAGCGCGCGCGGTTATATTCCACCGGACGAGTGGGATGAAGGCATTCCAGCGCTGCTGTTGAACTATAGCCTGACCGGTAACAAAGGCAGCGATGACGACAGTCACTATCTCAACTTGCAAAGCGGCCTGAACTACGGCCCGTGGCGGCTGCGTAATAACGGCGCGTGGCGCTATACCCGTAATAACGGACAGCGCCACAGCGAATGGGAGAATATCGGTACCTGGCTGCAGCGCTCGATTATCCCGCTGAAAAGCGAAATGGTGCTGGGCGACAGCAATACCGGCAATGACGTGTTCGACAGCATCGGTTTTCGCGGTGGCCGGCTTTACTCCTCAGACAGTATGTATCCGGACAGCTTGCAGGGCTATGCGCCGACCGTTCGCGGTATTGCGCGTACGCCAGCGAAGGTGGTGATCCGTCAGAACGGCTATGTAATTTATCAAAGCTACGTCCAGCCGGGCGCCTTTGCGATTAGCGACCTGAACCCAACCTCTTCGAGCGGTGACCTGGAGGTGACCGTAGAGGAGAAAGACGGTAGCCAGCAGCGCTATACCGTACCCTATTCCACGGTGCCGTTGCTGCAACGCGAAGGGCGGCTGAAGTATGATCTGGTCGCCGGGGAGTATCGCAGCGGTAATAGCCAGAAAGATACGCCGTTCTTTGGTCAGGGCACGATGATTGTCGGCCTGCCGGGCGGTTATACCGTTTACGGTGGCACGCAGATGGCATCGCGCTACGCGGCAGCAGCCATTGGCGCGGGGAAAAATCTCGGCGACTGGGGCGCGATTTCTCTCGATGTGACCCATGCGCGCAGCCAGTTAGCAGACGACAGCTGGCATGAAGGGCAGTCTCTGCGTTTCCTGTACGCGAAATCCCTGAATGGCTACGGCACCAACTTCCAGCTTCTGGGTTATCGCTACTCGACGCGCGGTTTTTATACCCTTGATGACGTGGCGTGGAAACGGATGTCCGGGTATGAGTATTCCGAAACGGAAAACGATAAAAACGGCGTGCCGGATGTGGTGAGTTATCACAACCTCACCTGGAGTAAAAAAGGGCGTTTCCAGGTCAATATTTCGCAATCGCTGGGGGATTACGGTTCGGTGTATCTCTCCGGTAGCGAGCAAACCTACTGGGGAACCAGCGATTCCAATATCTGGTATCAGCTTGGCTATGCCGGCGGCTGGAAAGGCATAAGCTACTCGCTGAGCTGGTCGTGGAACCGGTCGGTGGGTATCGACGGCACCGATCGTATTGTTTCTGCGAACGTCTCCATTCCGTTCAGCCTGTTTACGCCGAATGGCTATCGTCGCGATAGCGTACTGGACCGCGCCTATGCCACTGCCTCCGCCAGCCGTAATAAAGACGGCGATAGCAGCTGGCAAACCGGCGTCAGCGGCACGCTGCTGGAAGGTCGCAACCTGAACTACAGCGTGACGCAGGGCCATACCAGCAACAACGGCTCCAGCGGCAGTGCTTCCGCCAACTGGCAGGCGACGTACGGTACGGTTGGCGCAGGCTACAACTACTCCCGTGACCAGCATGACTTTAACTGGCAACTGGCCGGTGGCGTGGTCGGTCATGCCGATGGCGTGACGTTCAGCCAACCGCTGGGCGATACCAACGTGCTTATCAAAGCGCCGGGCGCCAGCGGTGTGAAAGTCGAAAACCAGACCGGGGTGAAAACCGACTGGCGCGGCTACGCCGTCATGCCTTACGCCACGGTGTATCGCTATAACCGCGTGGCGCTCGATACCAATTCCATGAATGACCACACGGACGTGGAAAATAACGTCAGCAGCGTGGTGCCAACCCGTGGCGCGCTGGTGCGTGCGGCGTTTGATACGCGAATTGGCGTGCGTGCGCTGATCACCGTGCGCCGGGGCGATCGTTTTGTGCCGTTTGGCGCGATTGTGCGCGAGGTCAACAGCGGCGTCACCAGTATGGCGGGCGAAGAGGGGCAAATTTACCTTAGCGGTCTGCCATTGAGCGGCGAGCTGCTTATTCAATGGGGCGACAGTGCGCAGGAACGCTGCCGGGCGACCTATACGCTCCCGCAGGAGAGTTTAAATCAGGCGATTACCATGATGGGAGCACGCTGTGAACGTGAATAA